In Thermodesulfitimonas autotrophica, the following proteins share a genomic window:
- a CDS encoding DUF6485 family protein — translation MECRKEKNLKLCTCTYAHCDKKGICCECVAYHRGRGELPGCFFPPEAERTYDRSVEAFIRAHQKR, via the coding sequence ATGGAGTGCCGTAAGGAGAAGAACCTGAAGCTGTGCACCTGCACCTACGCCCATTGCGATAAAAAGGGAATCTGTTGCGAGTGCGTTGCCTACCACCGGGGGCGGGGTGAACTTCCGGGATGCTTCTTCCCGCCCGAGGCGGAGCGGACCTATGACCGGTCGGTTGAGGCTTTCATCCGGGCGCACCAGAAGC
- the gatB gene encoding Asp-tRNA(Asn)/Glu-tRNA(Gln) amidotransferase subunit GatB has product MNAYEAVIGLEIHVELKTESKIFCASSAHFGGAPNAHICPVCLGLPGVLPVLNKKVVEYGIRAALALNCEVARFCKFDRKNYYYPDLPKNYQISQYDLPLAQNGYLEIDTGNGRKRVGIIRIHMEEDAGKLVHQGTVTTTPYSLVDYNRTGVPLLEIVSAPDMRSPEEARAYAEKLRSIIQFTGISDCKMEEGSLRVDANVSVRPAGTKEFGVKTEIKNVNSFRALQRALAYEIERQIELLETGGAVVQETRTWDEGKGVTLPLRSKEEAHDYRYFPEPDLPPLVISREWVEEIYRSLPELPDARRERYMRDYGLPAYDAGVLTATREIGDYFEACVKLYPQPKTVSNWVMGELLRLLNATNTEITASPVKPEQLASLLKLIDSGTISGKIAKTVFEEMFSSGRDPEKIVAEQGLVQISDAAALEAVVREVIAANPKVVADYRQGKEKALGFLVGQVMKATKGKANPALVNKLLRENLRDG; this is encoded by the coding sequence GTGAATGCCTACGAAGCCGTAATCGGCCTGGAGATCCACGTAGAACTCAAGACGGAAAGCAAGATCTTTTGCGCTTCAAGCGCCCATTTCGGCGGCGCGCCGAATGCCCACATCTGCCCGGTTTGCCTGGGCTTACCCGGCGTGCTGCCGGTTTTGAATAAAAAGGTGGTTGAGTACGGTATCCGTGCCGCCCTGGCGCTCAACTGTGAGGTAGCCCGTTTCTGTAAGTTCGACCGGAAGAATTACTATTACCCGGACCTGCCGAAAAACTACCAGATATCCCAGTACGACCTGCCGTTAGCGCAGAACGGCTACCTTGAGATCGATACCGGGAACGGCCGCAAGCGGGTGGGCATCATCCGCATCCACATGGAAGAGGACGCCGGAAAGCTTGTGCACCAGGGCACGGTAACGACTACCCCTTACTCGCTGGTCGATTACAACCGTACGGGGGTACCGCTCTTAGAGATCGTCTCGGCCCCCGACATGCGCTCGCCGGAAGAAGCGCGGGCCTACGCCGAGAAGCTGCGGAGCATCATCCAGTTTACCGGCATCTCGGACTGCAAGATGGAAGAGGGGTCGCTGCGGGTTGACGCCAACGTTTCGGTGCGCCCTGCCGGGACGAAGGAGTTCGGGGTAAAAACGGAGATAAAGAACGTTAACTCCTTCCGGGCGCTCCAGCGGGCGCTGGCCTACGAGATTGAGCGCCAGATTGAGCTTCTCGAAACGGGCGGCGCGGTGGTCCAGGAAACGCGAACCTGGGACGAGGGGAAGGGCGTGACGCTGCCGCTGCGGAGCAAGGAAGAAGCGCACGATTACCGCTACTTCCCGGAGCCGGACCTGCCGCCCCTGGTGATCAGCCGGGAATGGGTCGAGGAAATTTACCGGAGCCTGCCGGAGTTACCCGATGCGCGGCGGGAGCGCTACATGCGGGACTACGGCTTGCCCGCTTACGACGCAGGGGTGCTCACCGCCACGCGGGAGATCGGCGACTATTTCGAAGCCTGCGTCAAGCTTTACCCCCAACCGAAGACGGTGAGCAACTGGGTGATGGGGGAGCTCCTGCGCCTGCTGAACGCGACGAATACGGAGATTACGGCGTCGCCGGTGAAGCCAGAGCAGTTGGCTTCCCTCTTGAAGCTGATTGACAGCGGGACGATCAGCGGGAAGATTGCCAAGACGGTCTTCGAGGAGATGTTCAGCTCCGGCCGTGACCCGGAAAAGATCGTGGCGGAGCAGGGGCTGGTTCAGATCAGCGACGCGGCGGCGCTTGAGGCTGTGGTGCGGGAAGTTATCGCGGCCAACCCCAAGGTGGTGGCCGATTACCGGCAGGGGAAGGAAAAGGCGCTCGGCTTCTTGGTGGGCCAGGTGATGAAGGCGACCAAGGGGAAGGCGAATCCCGCGCTGGTGAACAAGCTCTTGAGGGAAAACCTGCGTGATGGTTAG
- the gatA gene encoding Asp-tRNA(Asn)/Glu-tRNA(Gln) amidotransferase subunit GatA, which produces MELFFTPAHELGRLLRERKIGAVELADAVFDRIDAVELKVKAYLCLLREEARAQARAVDDRIAAGEEVPPLAGIPVAVKDNICMLGVETTCASKILKGFVPPYDATVIERLKKEGVLFTGKTNMDEFAMGSSTENSGFFPTANPWDLERVPGGSSGGSAAAVAAGEAVMALGSDTGGSIRQPAAFCGVVGLKPTYGLVSRYGLVAFASSLDQIGPITRDVRDCALLLNAIAGHDPRDSTSVPYAVPDYTGFLVPDIKGWRIGIPREYVGEGIAPEVRAVLDRTVDLLAGLGATVGEISLPHTKYALPTYYLIAPAEASSNLARYDGVRYGLRVPAEDVISMYKKTRSAGFGAEVKRRIMLGTYALSAGYYDAYYLKALKVRTLIRRDFDAAFEKFDLLLSPTSPTPAFKMGEKIADPLAMYLSDICTLAVNLAGLPAISVPAGFAGNLPVGVQFIAPPFAEGRLLQAAYALEQEAGVGTRRPPL; this is translated from the coding sequence TTGGAGCTCTTTTTCACCCCGGCGCACGAACTTGGCCGGCTCTTGCGGGAAAGAAAAATAGGGGCGGTGGAGCTTGCCGACGCGGTCTTCGACCGCATCGACGCCGTCGAGCTGAAGGTGAAGGCATATCTTTGCCTGCTGCGGGAGGAGGCGCGGGCGCAGGCGCGCGCGGTCGACGATAGGATCGCGGCCGGAGAGGAAGTGCCGCCGCTCGCGGGCATCCCGGTAGCGGTGAAGGACAACATCTGCATGTTGGGCGTCGAAACCACCTGCGCTTCGAAGATCCTGAAAGGCTTTGTTCCGCCGTACGACGCCACAGTGATCGAGCGGCTCAAGAAGGAAGGCGTTCTTTTCACGGGCAAGACGAACATGGACGAGTTCGCGATGGGTTCTTCCACGGAGAACTCCGGCTTTTTCCCCACCGCTAACCCTTGGGACTTGGAGCGGGTTCCGGGCGGCTCGAGCGGCGGTTCGGCGGCCGCGGTAGCTGCGGGAGAAGCGGTAATGGCGCTCGGTTCCGATACGGGCGGTTCGATTAGGCAGCCAGCGGCGTTTTGCGGCGTGGTCGGGCTCAAACCCACCTACGGCTTGGTTTCCCGTTACGGCTTGGTGGCCTTTGCTTCCTCGCTCGACCAGATCGGACCCATCACGCGGGACGTGCGGGACTGCGCGCTGCTCTTAAACGCCATTGCCGGCCATGACCCGCGTGATTCGACCTCGGTGCCTTACGCGGTTCCCGATTACACTGGGTTTCTGGTTCCCGATATCAAGGGCTGGCGGATCGGCATCCCGCGGGAGTACGTCGGGGAGGGTATCGCGCCGGAAGTAAGGGCGGTGCTCGACCGGACGGTTGACTTGTTGGCGGGCCTTGGGGCGACCGTGGGGGAGATTTCCCTGCCCCACACGAAGTACGCCCTACCGACCTACTACCTGATCGCGCCGGCAGAAGCTTCCTCCAACCTGGCGCGCTACGATGGTGTTCGCTACGGCCTGCGGGTGCCCGCCGAAGACGTGATTTCGATGTACAAAAAGACGCGCAGCGCGGGGTTCGGCGCGGAGGTGAAGCGCCGGATTATGCTTGGGACCTACGCGCTCTCGGCAGGTTACTATGATGCTTACTACCTGAAGGCGCTTAAAGTGCGCACCTTGATCCGCCGCGATTTTGACGCGGCCTTTGAAAAGTTCGACCTCCTGCTTTCACCGACATCGCCGACACCGGCCTTTAAAATGGGCGAAAAAATTGCTGATCCGCTCGCGATGTACCTATCCGATATCTGCACGTTGGCGGTTAACCTCGCGGGTCTGCCGGCCATCTCGGTTCCCGCCGGTTTTGCCGGTAACCTGCCGGTGGGCGTCCAGTTTATCGCCCCGCCTTTCGCGGAAGGACGGTTGCTCCAGGCGGCCTATGCCTTGGAGCAGGAGGCGGGAGTGGGAACGCGGCGGCCGCCGCTTTAA
- the gatC gene encoding Asp-tRNA(Asn)/Glu-tRNA(Gln) amidotransferase subunit GatC — protein MITRKDVEHVALLARLELTEEEKELYTGQLAKILEYASVLKELDTENVPPLAHVLPLQNVFREDKVGTHLDAEAVLAHAPDREERFFRVPRIV, from the coding sequence ATGATTACGCGGAAAGACGTGGAGCATGTCGCGCTACTAGCGCGGCTCGAGCTCACGGAGGAAGAGAAGGAGCTGTACACGGGGCAGTTAGCGAAGATTCTCGAGTACGCTTCGGTCTTGAAAGAGCTGGATACGGAAAATGTGCCTCCGCTTGCCCACGTTTTGCCCCTGCAGAATGTCTTCCGCGAGGATAAAGTCGGTACGCACCTCGATGCTGAGGCCGTGCTGGCCCACGCTCCGGACAGGGAAGAGCGCTTTTTCCGCGTTCCCCGCATCGTATAA
- a CDS encoding 2,3-bisphosphoglycerate-independent phosphoglycerate mutase translates to MELEKLLGELARPAATKMVLVVLDGIGGLPVPECGGKTELEAAHTPNLDALAQRSELGLAHPVLPGITPGSSAGHLALFGYDPLKYIIGRGVLEALGIGFPLEPQDVAVRANFATVRHTPEGIVVTDRRAGRPATEHTAKICALLQENIPEIEGVPVFIRPVKEHRFVVVFRSPELGEQVADTDPQAVGAPPLPPRALTPEAAKTAAVAAKFLERLAALLKDEPATNYALLRGFSRRPQLTLFPERFKVRAGAIAVYPMYRGLASLTGMELLPVAGETIAAEMASLKENWDGYDFFFLHVKGTDSRGEDGNWEGKVKVIEEFDRLLPEILALGPDALVITGDHSTPAVYRGHSWHPVPFLVHSRWVRPRRETQGFSEAACAAGTLGHFPLLYTMNLLLAHAGRLTKFSA, encoded by the coding sequence GTGGAACTCGAAAAACTGCTTGGCGAACTCGCCCGCCCGGCTGCAACCAAAATGGTCCTGGTAGTTCTCGACGGCATCGGCGGCCTGCCGGTGCCGGAATGCGGCGGCAAAACAGAGTTGGAAGCCGCCCACACGCCGAATTTAGATGCTTTGGCCCAAAGATCGGAGCTGGGGCTCGCCCACCCGGTTCTCCCCGGTATCACTCCCGGGTCGAGCGCCGGGCACCTGGCCCTCTTCGGCTACGATCCCCTGAAGTATATCATCGGCCGCGGCGTGCTCGAAGCCTTAGGCATCGGTTTCCCCCTTGAGCCGCAGGATGTGGCGGTGCGGGCAAACTTCGCCACGGTGCGGCACACCCCGGAAGGGATCGTGGTTACCGACCGGCGGGCCGGACGCCCCGCCACCGAACACACCGCAAAAATCTGCGCCCTCCTGCAGGAAAACATCCCCGAAATCGAAGGCGTGCCTGTTTTTATCCGGCCGGTGAAGGAACACCGCTTCGTCGTCGTTTTTCGCAGCCCGGAGCTAGGGGAGCAGGTGGCCGATACCGACCCGCAGGCCGTTGGCGCCCCGCCGCTCCCACCACGGGCGCTCACCCCGGAAGCGGCCAAGACCGCAGCCGTCGCCGCCAAGTTTTTAGAGCGGCTGGCCGCGCTCTTGAAGGACGAGCCGGCCACCAACTACGCCCTGCTGCGCGGTTTCTCCCGCCGGCCGCAGCTCACCCTTTTCCCGGAACGCTTCAAGGTTCGCGCCGGCGCGATCGCCGTCTACCCGATGTACCGGGGTCTCGCCTCTCTTACCGGGATGGAGCTTCTCCCCGTAGCCGGCGAAACCATCGCCGCCGAAATGGCCAGCCTGAAGGAAAACTGGGACGGCTACGACTTTTTCTTTCTCCACGTGAAGGGAACCGATTCCCGGGGCGAGGATGGCAACTGGGAGGGGAAGGTAAAGGTAATCGAAGAGTTCGACCGGCTCCTCCCGGAAATCCTGGCGCTTGGGCCCGACGCCCTTGTTATCACCGGCGACCACAGCACCCCCGCCGTGTACCGGGGCCACAGCTGGCACCCGGTACCTTTTCTCGTCCACTCGCGCTGGGTCCGGCCCCGCCGGGAAACACAAGGTTTTTCCGAAGCCGCATGCGCCGCCGGGACCCTGGGGCACTTCCCCCTTCTCTACACCATGAACCTGCTCCTGGCCCACGCCGGCCGTCTGACCAAGTTCAGCGCTTAA
- the glgP gene encoding alpha-glucan family phosphorylase, with translation MFFFRSLAVMPPLPPALAKLAVLAKNFWWSWEPGADAVFRWLDEELWDNLHHNPVAFLLSLPPEKLAEAAQNPEYMEIYEECCARFEKYLNQPTWFDQTFPDKKERVIAYLSAEFGIHECLPIYSGGLGLLAGDHLKAASDLGLPLVAVGLLYKFGYFNQEINPEGWQEARYPLLNFYKMPITPVTDGEGRELEVQVELSGQNICRTVSLRIWEATVGRVKLYLLDSDTPRNRVEDRQLTGRLYGGDHEMRLVQEILLGIGGVRALRAMGIEPVVWHINEGHAAFSVLERLRELVSEGLELETAREVVRASTIFTTHTPVPAGHDIFQPELLSCYFEHFYHQGSLNWNAFVAPAYDPDRQGYNMTLLAHRHASYTNAVSRLHGETTRRMFFHIYPGIPEAEIPVTTVTNGVHIETWVAPEWVERFNRVAGDKWRTPYNSPEVWEKIAKMPAAEIWSVRKELKARMLEKCRARLLAQRQRYFASPSQQEEIETYLPPDVLTVVFARRFTTYKRAYLLLRDRERLARLVNDPEQPVQFIFAGKAHPADRSGQEIIKQIYDLSQEEPFRGKVTFVEEYDIELAQCLVQGADVWLNTPRRPLEASGTSGQKAVLNGTVHLSILDGWWPEAYNGKNGFAVGRGEVLPDDTTQDYYDSLSLYAVLEDVVIPAYYRRTHGVPRDWIEIIREGWRSIPHYFNTGRMVKEYAARFYVPLMERYDQLVKDNYAAARRVRDFKEYLTQNWPAVAVLSVTAERPALPVAGQTIAVAATVRLGAIKPEDVVVEIMLGRSKDWQLTEMNGVRMELTEALGDATYRFSGTITLTQGALGYTVRVRPADSMFVHPFELPLIAWAPEF, from the coding sequence ATGTTCTTTTTCCGTTCGCTCGCCGTAATGCCGCCGTTACCGCCGGCGCTCGCTAAGCTGGCGGTGCTGGCGAAAAACTTCTGGTGGTCGTGGGAGCCGGGGGCCGATGCCGTCTTCCGCTGGCTCGACGAGGAGCTCTGGGATAACCTCCACCACAATCCCGTCGCCTTCCTGCTGTCGCTCCCCCCGGAAAAACTCGCCGAGGCGGCCCAGAACCCGGAGTACATGGAGATTTACGAGGAGTGCTGCGCCCGCTTCGAAAAGTATCTTAACCAACCAACCTGGTTCGACCAGACCTTCCCGGACAAGAAAGAGCGGGTGATTGCCTACCTTTCCGCCGAGTTCGGGATTCACGAATGCCTGCCGATCTATTCGGGCGGCCTGGGGCTGTTAGCCGGCGACCACCTGAAGGCGGCCAGCGATCTGGGCCTCCCGCTCGTGGCCGTGGGGCTGCTCTATAAATTCGGCTACTTCAACCAGGAGATCAATCCCGAAGGGTGGCAGGAGGCCCGCTATCCGCTGCTTAATTTCTATAAAATGCCCATCACCCCCGTTACCGACGGGGAAGGTCGCGAACTCGAAGTGCAGGTCGAGCTTTCCGGCCAGAATATCTGCCGGACAGTCTCGCTCCGGATCTGGGAGGCGACCGTCGGGCGGGTGAAACTCTATCTCCTCGACTCCGACACCCCCCGGAACCGGGTGGAGGACCGGCAGCTCACCGGCCGGCTTTACGGCGGCGACCACGAGATGCGCCTCGTCCAGGAGATCCTCCTCGGCATCGGTGGGGTGCGGGCGTTGCGCGCCATGGGGATCGAACCGGTGGTCTGGCACATTAACGAAGGACACGCCGCTTTTTCCGTTCTCGAACGCCTCCGGGAGCTCGTGAGCGAAGGACTGGAGCTCGAAACGGCTCGCGAGGTAGTGCGCGCTTCAACCATTTTTACGACCCATACCCCGGTGCCCGCGGGCCACGACATCTTCCAGCCGGAACTTCTTTCCTGCTATTTCGAACACTTCTATCACCAGGGGAGCTTGAATTGGAATGCCTTTGTCGCCCCGGCCTACGATCCGGACCGCCAGGGATACAACATGACGCTTTTAGCCCACAGACACGCTTCCTACACCAACGCGGTGAGCCGCCTGCACGGCGAAACCACCCGGCGGATGTTTTTCCACATCTACCCCGGCATCCCGGAGGCGGAGATCCCGGTAACCACGGTGACTAACGGCGTTCATATCGAGACGTGGGTGGCCCCGGAGTGGGTGGAGCGCTTCAACCGCGTCGCGGGTGACAAGTGGCGCACGCCTTATAACAGCCCGGAGGTCTGGGAAAAAATCGCCAAGATGCCGGCCGCGGAGATCTGGAGTGTCCGCAAGGAGCTTAAAGCCCGGATGTTAGAAAAATGCCGGGCGCGCCTCTTGGCCCAGCGCCAGCGCTATTTTGCTTCGCCCAGTCAGCAAGAGGAGATTGAGACTTACCTGCCACCTGACGTGCTGACCGTCGTTTTTGCCCGGCGTTTCACGACCTATAAACGGGCCTACCTCCTGCTGCGCGACCGGGAAAGGCTCGCCAGGCTGGTCAACGACCCCGAGCAACCGGTCCAGTTCATCTTCGCCGGGAAGGCCCACCCCGCAGACCGCAGCGGCCAGGAAATCATCAAGCAGATCTATGATCTGAGCCAGGAAGAACCGTTCCGCGGCAAGGTTACCTTCGTTGAAGAGTACGATATTGAGTTGGCGCAGTGCCTGGTGCAGGGCGCCGATGTCTGGCTCAATACGCCGCGCCGGCCGCTTGAAGCCAGCGGGACCAGCGGCCAGAAAGCGGTTTTGAACGGTACCGTGCATTTGAGCATTCTCGACGGCTGGTGGCCGGAGGCTTACAACGGCAAAAACGGCTTTGCCGTTGGCCGGGGGGAGGTCCTGCCGGACGACACGACGCAGGATTATTACGACAGCCTCTCCCTTTACGCCGTGCTCGAAGACGTGGTGATACCTGCTTACTACCGGCGGACCCACGGCGTCCCCCGCGATTGGATCGAGATCATTAGGGAAGGGTGGCGCTCCATCCCCCACTATTTCAATACCGGGCGGATGGTAAAGGAGTACGCGGCGCGCTTCTACGTGCCGCTTATGGAGCGATACGACCAGCTAGTCAAAGATAATTACGCCGCCGCCCGGCGGGTGCGGGATTTCAAGGAGTACCTGACGCAGAACTGGCCGGCCGTCGCCGTTCTCAGCGTTACCGCGGAAAGACCGGCGCTCCCTGTCGCCGGCCAGACGATCGCCGTGGCGGCCACCGTGCGTCTCGGGGCCATAAAACCGGAAGACGTGGTGGTGGAAATAATGCTCGGCAGAAGCAAAGACTGGCAGCTCACCGAAATGAACGGGGTCCGGATGGAACTGACCGAAGCCTTAGGGGACGCCACTTACCGCTTTTCCGGGACCATCACCCTGACCCAAGGAGCACTCGGCTACACCGTGCGGGTAAGACCGGCAGACTCCATGTTCGTGCACCCCTTTGAGCTGCCGCTTATCGCCTGGGCGCCGGAGTTTTAA
- a CDS encoding stalk domain-containing protein — MRSWHRLLVFFALCATTAGIALATATPALAIPVAMVVNGRPVQPDVPPVCENGRLLVPLRTAAEALGATVTYDAAARTVTVDRNGTLITLGVGAAWARAGDQTLTLEVPAQVAGGRVLVPLRFLGEALGAYVSWNPVAQAVYLSDSLLGLPGWSQPLGSTPPVVYRDGEEARVRLLCPAAGLVTAEACVDITARVQTAFAELVAVVEKEGERSDQPLTVRNGLVAGRVWLPFGPGDYRVTLCSPPQDDTLSGLVQFRVRNLGRTELRYLAPTDWIDWDHPEILKLARELKRDKPLETVLAVHDWVAKEITYDIAAARLPRIPHKRASEVLLTRSGVCEHFSRLFAALCRANGIPAAVVRGFARQENEPWPLQPNHAWNEVLINGRWITVDVTWDAGHLDDGRFSREFSRDYFDPDPARFALTHRKSAS; from the coding sequence ATGAGATCTTGGCACCGGCTTCTCGTTTTCTTTGCCTTGTGCGCTACCACCGCTGGCATCGCTTTGGCGACCGCCACGCCAGCTCTTGCCATCCCGGTCGCCATGGTCGTCAACGGGCGGCCCGTCCAGCCCGACGTCCCGCCGGTTTGTGAGAACGGGCGCCTTCTCGTGCCGCTCAGGACGGCCGCCGAAGCCCTAGGCGCCACCGTGACTTACGACGCCGCCGCCCGCACCGTTACCGTAGACAGGAACGGGACCCTGATTACCCTCGGCGTAGGCGCGGCATGGGCCCGGGCAGGCGACCAGACCCTCACCCTCGAGGTGCCCGCCCAGGTCGCTGGCGGGCGGGTCTTGGTCCCCTTGCGCTTTCTCGGGGAAGCCCTCGGCGCGTACGTCTCCTGGAATCCCGTAGCGCAGGCGGTTTACCTTAGCGACAGCCTTCTCGGCCTGCCCGGCTGGAGCCAGCCTCTGGGCAGCACGCCGCCGGTGGTCTACCGGGACGGCGAGGAGGCCAGGGTAAGGCTCCTCTGCCCCGCGGCCGGTTTGGTGACGGCCGAGGCGTGTGTGGATATCACGGCGCGGGTGCAAACCGCCTTCGCGGAACTCGTCGCGGTAGTGGAAAAAGAGGGCGAGCGGAGCGACCAGCCGCTGACGGTCCGCAACGGGCTGGTAGCCGGCCGCGTCTGGCTGCCCTTCGGCCCCGGTGACTACCGGGTCACCCTCTGCAGCCCGCCGCAAGACGATACCCTATCAGGGCTGGTGCAGTTCAGAGTTCGTAACCTCGGCCGGACGGAACTCCGGTACCTGGCGCCCACCGACTGGATCGACTGGGATCACCCGGAAATCCTCAAGCTCGCCCGGGAGTTAAAGCGGGATAAGCCCTTGGAAACCGTCCTGGCCGTTCACGACTGGGTGGCCAAGGAGATTACCTACGACATTGCCGCCGCCCGCTTGCCGCGGATCCCCCATAAGCGGGCCTCGGAAGTCCTTCTTACCCGCAGCGGCGTCTGCGAACATTTCAGCCGCCTCTTCGCCGCCCTTTGCCGCGCTAACGGCATCCCGGCAGCCGTTGTGCGCGGCTTCGCCCGCCAAGAAAACGAACCCTGGCCCCTCCAGCCGAACCATGCCTGGAACGAGGTCCTAATCAACGGCCGCTGGATCACCGTCGATGTCACCTGGGACGCCGGCCACCTTGATGACGGCCGGTTCAGCCGCGAATTCAGCCGGGACTACTTCGATCCTGACCCGGCCCGCTTCGCCCTAACCCACCGCAAGAGCGCCTCATAA
- a CDS encoding EAL domain-containing protein, translating into MYTSNNWKFKLVLLLLPIVGVAFLGSIAAIFLSKSDIYKLVESKLRSDLAIGYTLIDQLYPGPWVAKNGKLYKGDVLMNGNYMPVDLVSHLTGDTATIFLGDVRVTTSVRDETGKRLVGTRVAPAVAERVLKQGQNYYGRAKIVNRWYLTAYTPLRDTTGKVIGIWYVGVPLSQANTLVEKAALSIVVTGLVSVFFGTLLLLPLLRREHYLATHDPMTRLPNRYALERKLTKAISRAKRGQRSALLFMDIDNFKFINDAFGHSIGDRLLTAVAAALRKELRQQDFLARWGGDEFVVLVEVNGDVEAKAVAERLRQAVEGRDFHLSPPNYTFQLSLSIGLVMLNKESTTDPQKYLSAADIALFMAKEEGKNKVVCLTGLDDPASELNKINRTVALIKQALKENRFVLFLQPVVELSTGRVVHYEALIRLNGEDGALIAPGAFLPVAERFGLISQIDHWVINSVFNILQAHPGLTIFVNISGISLADNRLLEFVEAMLREKGVSPSRIGFEITETAALRNFTQAELWMRRLKALGCHIAIDDFGCGYSSFCYLRALPADYLKIDGSFVRDIDTNPTNRAIVEAMKTVAHALGKEAIAEFVENESVLAILQAYSVRYGQGYHLGRPAPLAEVLTASPQEKSSAT; encoded by the coding sequence ATGTACACCTCTAACAACTGGAAATTCAAGCTGGTGCTCTTGCTGCTCCCCATCGTCGGCGTCGCTTTTTTGGGCTCCATAGCCGCCATTTTTCTTTCAAAAAGCGACATTTACAAGCTTGTCGAGTCGAAACTGAGATCCGACTTAGCTATCGGTTACACCCTCATAGACCAGCTTTATCCCGGCCCCTGGGTAGCAAAAAACGGTAAGCTTTACAAAGGCGACGTTTTGATGAACGGCAACTATATGCCGGTAGATTTGGTATCGCACCTTACCGGTGACACAGCCACCATCTTTCTCGGGGACGTGCGGGTAACCACTTCGGTACGGGACGAGACCGGTAAGCGGCTCGTAGGGACCAGAGTGGCCCCCGCCGTAGCCGAAAGGGTCCTGAAGCAGGGGCAGAACTACTACGGCCGGGCGAAGATTGTAAACCGGTGGTATTTGACCGCCTACACGCCGCTACGTGACACCACCGGGAAAGTGATCGGTATCTGGTACGTGGGGGTACCGCTTTCGCAGGCGAATACGCTTGTAGAGAAGGCCGCCCTAAGTATTGTGGTTACCGGTTTAGTTTCCGTTTTTTTCGGAACGCTACTCCTGCTACCGCTGTTACGAAGGGAACATTACCTGGCCACGCATGACCCGATGACCCGCCTGCCAAACCGCTACGCCCTTGAAAGGAAGCTTACCAAAGCAATAAGCCGGGCGAAACGGGGCCAGAGAAGCGCCCTGCTCTTCATGGATATTGACAACTTTAAGTTTATCAACGATGCTTTCGGCCATAGTATAGGAGATAGGCTGCTGACCGCCGTGGCCGCCGCGCTCCGGAAAGAACTACGGCAACAGGACTTCCTCGCCCGGTGGGGCGGCGACGAGTTTGTGGTGCTGGTGGAGGTAAACGGCGATGTGGAGGCGAAAGCGGTGGCCGAAAGGTTGCGCCAAGCCGTGGAAGGTCGCGACTTCCACCTTTCCCCGCCCAATTACACGTTCCAGCTAAGCCTCAGCATCGGCTTGGTGATGCTTAACAAAGAGAGTACCACCGACCCGCAAAAGTATCTCTCTGCTGCTGATATCGCCCTTTTTATGGCCAAGGAAGAAGGTAAGAACAAGGTCGTCTGCCTGACCGGTTTAGACGATCCGGCAAGTGAGCTAAACAAAATAAACCGGACCGTGGCCCTCATCAAACAAGCCCTTAAAGAGAACCGCTTCGTTCTCTTCCTACAGCCCGTAGTAGAACTCAGTACAGGTAGGGTGGTTCATTACGAAGCCCTTATCCGCCTAAACGGAGAAGACGGGGCGTTGATCGCTCCCGGAGCCTTCCTGCCGGTGGCGGAACGCTTTGGCCTGATCTCCCAGATCGACCATTGGGTGATCAATTCGGTCTTCAACATCCTCCAGGCGCACCCCGGGCTGACGATTTTTGTAAACATTTCTGGTATCAGCCTGGCCGATAACAGGCTGTTAGAGTTTGTGGAAGCGATGCTCCGCGAAAAAGGCGTCAGCCCTTCCCGCATCGGTTTCGAAATCACCGAAACCGCCGCCCTGCGGAACTTTACGCAGGCCGAGCTCTGGATGCGCCGGCTCAAGGCCTTAGGTTGCCACATCGCCATTGACGACTTCGGCTGCGGCTACTCCTCGTTTTGTTACCTGCGGGCACTGCCGGCGGATTACCTAAAGATCGATGGTAGTTTCGTCCGGGACATAGATACGAACCCTACCAACCGGGCCATCGTCGAGGCCATGAAGACGGTAGCCCACGCCCTCGGCAAAGAGGCCATCGCCGAGTTTGTGGAAAACGAGTCGGTACTGGCAATTTTGCAAGCTTACAGCGTTCGTTACGGCCAGGGCTACCACCTGGGCAGGCCCGCACCGCTTGCCGAAGTTCTCACCGCCAGTCCGCAGGAAAAGTCTTCAGCCACGTAA